The following are encoded together in the Janthinobacterium sp. Marseille genome:
- a CDS encoding YbhB/YbcL family Raf kinase inhibitor-like protein: protein MKLWSDSFKDGATIPGEFAFCVIAPATHVTLSANKNPHLAWSGLPAATKSLALIVHDPDVPSRGDDVNQEGKTVPADLPRVDFFHWTLVDLPPDTQQIAAGSFAHGVTPRGKSGPAIANSPVPGARHGINDYTGWFAQDVDMAGAYFGYDGPCPPWNDAIVHRYVFTLYALDIASVPVDGQFSGQQVRDAIAGHVLAEASVSASYTLNPTLVAAK from the coding sequence ATGAAACTATGGAGTGATTCCTTCAAGGATGGCGCGACAATCCCGGGTGAGTTCGCATTTTGCGTGATAGCCCCGGCGACGCACGTCACTTTATCCGCCAATAAAAATCCCCACCTGGCCTGGAGTGGCTTGCCTGCCGCTACCAAATCGCTGGCCTTGATCGTGCACGACCCGGATGTACCTTCGCGTGGCGATGATGTGAACCAGGAGGGCAAGACAGTGCCGGCCGATTTGCCGCGCGTCGACTTCTTCCACTGGACGCTGGTCGACCTGCCGCCGGACACGCAGCAAATTGCCGCCGGATCTTTTGCGCACGGTGTGACGCCACGCGGTAAATCCGGTCCGGCGATTGCGAATTCGCCGGTTCCGGGCGCTCGTCACGGGATCAACGATTACACCGGCTGGTTTGCGCAGGATGTCGATATGGCCGGTGCTTACTTTGGCTATGACGGCCCGTGCCCGCCGTGGAACGATGCGATTGTGCACCGCTATGTATTTACGCTGTATGCGCTGGATATTGCCAGCGTGCCGGTGGACGGCCAGTTCAGTGGACAGCAGGTGCGTGATGCGATCGCCGGACATGTATTGGCCGAAGCGAGTGTCAGCGCTAGCTATACCTTGAATCCGACACTGGTCGCGGCCAAGTAA
- the dtd gene encoding D-aminoacyl-tRNA deacylase, with the protein MIALLQRVAHASVVVDGATVGAIDAGLMVLLCAERGDTEKEADALLAKLLSYRVFSDAAGKMNLSVVDTAGGVLLVPQFTLAADTRSGTRPSFTPAAAPDVARALFNYFVMQARSRHADIATGEFGADMKVSLTNDGPVTFWLQVKPVV; encoded by the coding sequence ATGATCGCACTCTTGCAGCGGGTCGCGCATGCCAGCGTTGTGGTGGATGGCGCGACGGTAGGAGCGATTGATGCCGGGCTGATGGTATTGCTGTGCGCCGAGCGCGGCGATACCGAGAAAGAAGCCGATGCCTTGCTCGCCAAATTGTTGTCGTATAGGGTGTTTTCCGATGCGGCGGGCAAGATGAACCTGAGTGTGGTCGATACGGCTGGTGGTGTGTTGCTGGTGCCGCAATTCACGCTGGCGGCAGATACCAGGTCCGGTACGCGGCCGTCGTTTACACCTGCGGCTGCACCGGATGTGGCGCGCGCCCTGTTTAATTATTTTGTGATGCAGGCACGTAGCCGGCATGCGGATATCGCGACCGGCGAATTCGGGGCAGATATGAAGGTGTCGCTGACCAATGACGGGCCGGTGACCTTTTGGTTGCAGGTAAAGCCGGTGGTTTGA
- a CDS encoding histidine phosphatase family protein, with protein sequence MTEILLIRHGETEWNVGKRLQGHTDVALNREGVRQATALGRILLDEPLDAIYSSDLLRAYDTAQAVALPRGMKVLTEQGLRERCFGGFEGLNHPEIKEKYPEDYAAWQRRDIDARYPDGERRAETLREFAARAVDCIARLASTPGYRKIAVFTHGGVLDSVYRRVKNMGYEHPRDFDVLNASINRVTWDGRDFQILQWADVSHLAHASLDESDNPK encoded by the coding sequence GTGACAGAAATATTATTGATACGCCATGGCGAAACAGAATGGAATGTCGGCAAGCGTTTGCAGGGACATACCGATGTTGCGCTGAACCGTGAAGGCGTACGCCAGGCAACGGCATTGGGCCGTATCCTGCTGGATGAACCGCTGGATGCAATTTACTCGAGCGACCTGCTGCGTGCCTACGATACAGCACAGGCAGTGGCGCTGCCGCGCGGCATGAAAGTGCTGACCGAGCAGGGTTTGCGTGAGCGTTGCTTCGGCGGCTTCGAAGGCTTGAATCATCCGGAAATCAAGGAAAAGTATCCGGAAGATTATGCCGCGTGGCAGCGTCGAGACATTGACGCGCGTTACCCGGATGGGGAACGTCGTGCGGAAACCCTGCGTGAATTTGCCGCACGGGCAGTGGATTGCATCGCGCGCCTGGCCAGTACTCCCGGTTACCGCAAGATCGCCGTCTTTACCCATGGCGGCGTGCTGGATTCGGTCTACCGTCGTGTCAAGAACATGGGCTATGAGCATCCGCGCGATTTTGATGTCTTGAATGCCAGTATTAATCGCGTCACCTGGGACGGCCGGGACTTTCAGATTTTGCAATGGGCGGATGTCTCGCATCTGGCGCATGCATCGCTGGATGAGAGCGATAACCCCAAATAA